The Chloroherpetonaceae bacterium genome window below encodes:
- a CDS encoding fatty acid desaturase, which produces MLQNKADIRTVAYLMTTTALFFVQWNLESLNPFLYVWLLFMSVSVAVIAHNHNHLPIWKSSVMNGITDYWLTVFYGFPTFAWIPTHNKNHHKFNNREGDYTITYRFTEKNNFWTIISYPTISSYFQQTPIRDFLKKTWEKDKGKFAFYIMQYVALAAVVAVGLWVDWKKAILYILIPHQVALFSVLVFNYLQHVHADETSPVNHSRNFVSPLLNALLFNNGYHTVHHDNAQLHWSLTPEAHAKMAGKIDPYLNVPSFWGYIVKTYFLSPFNKKFASYSLRLERMKQKAAAEMSKAVNSPTEKHQESIHA; this is translated from the coding sequence GTGCTTCAAAATAAAGCAGATATCCGCACTGTGGCTTATCTCATGACCACCACGGCATTATTTTTTGTGCAATGGAATCTCGAGAGCCTGAATCCATTTCTCTATGTGTGGCTTCTTTTTATGTCGGTTTCAGTTGCGGTTATTGCGCACAACCACAATCACTTACCGATTTGGAAATCTTCGGTGATGAATGGAATCACCGACTATTGGCTCACGGTTTTCTACGGCTTCCCAACTTTTGCTTGGATTCCAACTCACAATAAAAATCATCACAAATTCAATAATCGCGAAGGCGACTATACCATCACCTACCGATTCACCGAAAAAAATAATTTTTGGACTATCATTTCTTACCCCACCATCAGCAGTTATTTTCAACAAACCCCAATTCGAGATTTTCTCAAAAAAACGTGGGAAAAAGATAAAGGCAAATTTGCCTTCTACATCATGCAGTATGTGGCATTGGCCGCTGTGGTGGCTGTGGGACTTTGGGTGGATTGGAAAAAGGCGATTCTTTATATCCTGATTCCGCATCAAGTGGCGCTGTTTTCTGTGCTTGTTTTCAATTATCTCCAGCATGTCCACGCCGATGAAACCTCGCCCGTCAATCACTCGCGCAACTTCGTGAGCCCGCTCTTAAATGCGTTGCTCTTCAACAACGGCTATCACACCGTTCATCACGATAATGCTCAGCTTCATTGGAGCCTCACACCGGAAGCCCACGCCAAAATGGCCGGGAAAATCGATCCTTATTTAAATGTGCCAAGTTTTTGGGGATACATCGTCAAAACCTATTTCTTAAGCCCCTTCAACAAAAAATTTGCTTCGTATTCTCTCCGCTTGGAGCGAATGAAACAAAAAGCAGCCGCTGAAATGTCCAAGGCCGTGAATTCCCCAACTGAAAAGCATCAAGAAAGCATTCACGCCTAA
- a CDS encoding response regulator: protein MKKRILIVEDDPMISKLLFISLSDQYDLAFAKNGEEGIERYRLLKDSLSLVITDFQMPIKNGDEVALFVRSNDSTIPILFASGSDWRDLSPKLAVIPNLIVIAKPIRVVALREVISNLINSPAERRPAFS from the coding sequence ATGAAAAAGAGAATCCTCATTGTCGAAGACGATCCGATGATTTCAAAATTGCTTTTCATCTCCCTTTCCGATCAATACGATCTCGCTTTTGCAAAAAATGGCGAAGAGGGCATCGAAAGGTATCGTTTATTGAAAGACTCGCTAAGCCTTGTCATCACAGATTTTCAAATGCCCATTAAAAACGGAGATGAAGTCGCTTTGTTTGTACGTTCCAATGACAGCACGATTCCGATACTCTTTGCCTCGGGGTCGGATTGGCGCGATCTCAGCCCGAAGCTCGCCGTAATTCCTAATCTTATCGTCATCGCTAAACCCATACGTGTCGTGGCGTTACGGGAGGTCATTTCAAATTTGATCAATAGCCCTGCAGAGCGGCGACCCGCCTTCTCGTAG
- a CDS encoding TldD/PmbA family protein: MERRDFLKLAGLGVSGAALTSLTSLPTFAKEIPVEQSLASLADFVDVKKLSDAALSAAKAAGATYCDVRIGRYLNQAVFTRENKVQNVTNTESIGAGIRVLAGDKATWGFASSNDLSPEGIARTARAAVAIAKANSRIQTDPVKLAPTPSLGEVYWKTPIEKNAFEVPMKEKADLLLSVNAAAMKNGAPFVTSFVFCINEQKYFASSDGSYISQDVHRLWPAAFVNAVDQTSGKFETRSALSSPVGMGWEYLSGRKEGKFAGPQGTVTRYGKYYDMVEDIGNAAILVREKLSAKSVEKGKYDLVLDPSHLWLTIHESVGHPLELDRVLGYEANYAGTSFATLDKLKSGNFKYGSKLVNLFADKVQPGSLGAVGYDDEGVSTKRWDLVKEGTLVNYQAIRDQVHILGQNESHGCCYSQSWADVQFQRMPNVSLAPGKKKLSVDELIKDVKKGIYIVGDGSFSIDQQRYNFQFGGQLFYEIKNGKITGMLRDVAYQSNTQEFWNSCAAIADDRDFRLGGSFFDGKGQPSQSSAVSHGSSTTRFNGVNVINTSRKI, translated from the coding sequence GTGGAGCGTCGAGATTTCTTGAAATTAGCCGGATTAGGAGTCTCCGGCGCAGCATTAACCAGCCTGACTTCACTTCCTACCTTCGCTAAAGAAATTCCTGTTGAACAGTCTCTTGCCTCACTTGCCGATTTCGTCGATGTGAAAAAATTGAGCGATGCCGCACTTTCAGCGGCCAAAGCTGCTGGTGCCACTTACTGCGATGTTAGAATCGGTAGATACCTCAATCAAGCAGTGTTTACGCGCGAAAACAAAGTGCAGAATGTAACCAATACCGAATCGATTGGAGCAGGGATTCGCGTCCTTGCCGGTGATAAAGCCACGTGGGGCTTCGCGTCAAGCAACGATTTATCGCCTGAAGGCATCGCCCGAACTGCACGCGCAGCAGTGGCTATTGCAAAAGCCAATTCACGCATTCAAACCGATCCTGTGAAGCTTGCACCGACACCTTCGCTCGGAGAGGTTTATTGGAAAACCCCAATCGAAAAGAATGCCTTCGAAGTGCCAATGAAAGAAAAGGCCGATCTTTTGCTTTCGGTCAACGCCGCTGCAATGAAAAATGGAGCACCGTTTGTGACTTCATTTGTCTTTTGCATCAACGAACAAAAATATTTTGCCTCAAGCGATGGCTCCTACATTTCGCAAGATGTGCATCGCTTGTGGCCGGCGGCTTTTGTCAATGCCGTGGATCAAACCTCTGGAAAGTTTGAAACCCGCAGTGCGCTCTCTTCACCCGTCGGAATGGGTTGGGAGTATCTCTCCGGTCGGAAGGAAGGCAAATTTGCCGGGCCTCAAGGCACCGTAACGCGTTACGGAAAGTATTATGATATGGTCGAGGATATTGGGAATGCCGCCATTTTGGTAAGAGAAAAACTCAGCGCGAAGTCGGTTGAAAAAGGCAAATATGACCTCGTACTTGACCCGTCACACTTATGGCTGACAATTCACGAATCCGTCGGTCATCCGCTTGAACTCGACCGTGTGCTCGGCTATGAGGCCAATTATGCGGGAACGAGTTTCGCGACACTTGACAAGTTAAAATCGGGCAACTTCAAATATGGCAGTAAGCTCGTTAATCTCTTTGCCGATAAAGTTCAACCCGGTTCATTGGGTGCGGTGGGTTACGACGATGAAGGCGTAAGCACCAAGCGATGGGATTTGGTGAAGGAAGGAACGCTTGTAAACTATCAAGCCATTCGTGATCAAGTTCATATTCTAGGGCAAAACGAATCTCACGGTTGCTGTTACTCGCAAAGCTGGGCTGATGTACAATTCCAACGCATGCCTAATGTCTCGCTTGCTCCCGGAAAGAAAAAACTTTCGGTAGATGAATTGATCAAAGATGTGAAGAAAGGAATTTATATCGTTGGCGATGGCTCCTTCTCCATCGATCAGCAACGCTATAATTTCCAATTTGGCGGACAGCTTTTCTACGAAATTAAAAATGGAAAAATCACCGGAATGCTCCGCGATGTGGCTTATCAATCCAATACGCAAGAATTCTGGAACTCGTGTGCAGCAATTGCGGACGACCGCGATTTCAGGCTCGGCGGTTCATTCTTCGACGGAAAAGGGCAGCCCTCGCAATCAAGCGCGGTTTCTCACGGGTCTTCAACCACCCGCTTTAATGGGGTCAATGTGATTAACACATCTCGCAAAATTTAA